One segment of Macrotis lagotis isolate mMagLag1 chromosome 1, bilby.v1.9.chrom.fasta, whole genome shotgun sequence DNA contains the following:
- the LOC141491421 gene encoding uncharacterized protein LOC141491421, whose protein sequence is MVSEITKIPSAILDNGSGLCKVGISGEQVPRFIQSTVLGYPQSITPRTETKPKVCYVGQEAQDKRSILTLRSPMQHGIVTSWEDMEMIWRHLYKYGLREPPEQRPVLLTEAPLNPPENRAKMLEIFFETFQVPALYVALQGLMALYATGKSTGIVLDCGDGVTGVIPIYKDRCLLQSISRSDFAGKDLTNYLARLLLERGIHLVNRGNKDIITDVKERLCYIIPDPHERKQEKTIDCSLYNYILPDGHSMQIGDELFQVPESLFQPSKLGSSAPGIHKLVLKSVMKSSHHFHKDLLNNLILAGGSTLYPGLQRRLWRELEFLLKGSLSVNITAPSDRHLSVWIGASVITSLSTFEQMWVSRATYHEVGPAVIPKKCF, encoded by the coding sequence ATGGTCTCTGAAATAACTAAGATTCCATCTGCCATCCTCGACAATGGCTCAGGACTGTGTAAAGTAGGCATTTCAGGGGAGCAGGTTCCCCGGTTCATCCAATCTACAGTCCTGGGCTATCCCCAAAGTATTACCCCCAGGACAGAAACAAAACCGAAGGTATGTTATGTTGGACAAGAAGCTCAGGATAAAAGAAGCATCCTCACCCTGAGATCTCCAATGCAACATGGGATTGTCACCTCCTGGGAAGATATGGAAATGATCTGGAGGCATCTATATAAATATGGTCTCAGAGAGCCCCCAGAACAGAGACCAGTGCTCCTAACTGAAGCACCTCTAAATCCTCCAGAAAACCGAGCCAAGATGTTGGAGATATTCTTTGAAACATTTCAAGTGCCAGCCCTCTATGTGGCTCTCCAAGGTCTCATGGCACTCTATGCTACAGGGAAAAGCACAGGCATTGTTCTAGACTGTGGGGATGGAGTAACTGGAGTCATCCCCATCTATAAGGATCGCTGTCTACTCCAAAGCATATCCAGATCTGATTTTGCAGGGAAAGATCTCACAAACTACCTGGCCAGGCTTCTCTTGGAGAGAGGTATTCACCTAGTGAACAGAGGCAACAAGGACATTATAACTGATGTCAAAGAGAGGCTGTGCTACATCATACCTGACCCTCATGAGCGAAAGCAAGAAAAAACTATAGACTGCTCCTTGTATAATTATATCCTTCCTGATGGTCACTCCATGCAAATTGGGGATGAGCTGTTCCAAGTACCTGAGTCTCTCTTTCAGCCCTCAAAGTTAGGTTCCTCAGCTCCTGGGATTCACAAATTAGTTCTTAAAAGTGTGATGAAAAGCAGCCACCACTTCCACAAGGACCTTCTGAATAATCTGATCTTGGCGGGGGGGTCTACCCTGTACCCAGGGTTGCAGAGGAGGCTCTGGAGGGAGCTGGAATTCCTCCTAAAAGGATCCCTGAGTGTCAACATCACAGCCCCTAGTGACCGTCACCTGTCTGTGTGGATTGGAGCTTCTGTCATCACCAGTTTGTCAACCTTTGAGCAGATGTGGGTCTCTAGAGCCACCTATCATGAGGTTGGCCCTGCTGTAATTCCAAAGAAATGCTTCTGA
- the LOC141491434 gene encoding actin-related protein T2-like produces the protein MFNPHILEIPAVIFDNGSGLCKAGISGEIGPRHVITTVIGYPKFKMSGLEHNQKQYYIGEEALYKSESLSLQYPIERGIITSWEDMEKLWRHLFDLELGIKPSDRSVLMTEPSLNPRNNREKMAEMMFESFRVPAFYLSDQAVLALYASACVTGLVVDSGSGITCTVPVFEGYSLPHAVSKLYIAGKDITEHLLKLLINSGRSFPCKLDKTMVDDIKEKLCYVALDPEKELGRRPEEVMRDYKLPDGNVIHFGDQLFQGPEVLFAPEQLGIQLPGLSKMVSNSILKCDTDIQKVLFGDILLSGGSSLFPGLDDRLMKETEQQAPKGIPIKITTPPDRWFSTWIGASIVTSLSSFKQMWVTSKDYREFGTSVIQRRCF, from the coding sequence ATGTTTAACCCACACATATTAGAGATTCCTGCTGTGATCTTTGACAACGGATCAGGGCTATGCAAGGCTGGCATTTCAGGAGAGATTGGTCCTCGGCATGTCATCACTACAGTCATTGGGTATCCCAAGTTTAAAATGAGTGGTTTGGAGCACAATCAAAAGCAGTATTACATTGGGGAGGAAGCCTTATACAAGTCAGAGTCCTTATCTTTGCAGTATCCAATTGAGCGAGGCATCATCACATCTTGGGAAGACATGGAGAAGCTCTGGAGGCACCTTTTTGACTTGGAACTTGGAATTAAACCCTCTGATAGGTCAGTACTCATGACAGAACCATCTCTGAACCCCAGGAACAACAGGGAGAAAATGGCAGAGATGATGTTTGAGAGTTTCAGGGTACCAGCTTTCTACCTCTCTGACCAAGCAGTCTTGGCCCTCTATGCTTCAGCCTGCGTCACGGGGCTGGTTGTGGACAGTGGCAGTGGCATCACTTGCACAGTCCCTGTGTTTGAGGGGTATTCCTTGCCTCATGCAGTTTCCAAACTTTACATAGCAGGGAAGGACATTACAGAGCATCTCCTCAAACTGCTGATCAACAGTGGGAGATCCTTCCCTTGCAAGCTAGACAAAACAATGGTAGATGACATCAAAGAAAAACTATGCTATGTGGCCttagatccagagaaggaactgggcAGGAGGCCTGAGGAAGTCATGAGAGATTACAAACTTCCTGATGGAAATGTCATTCATTTTGGAGACCAGTTGTTCCAGGGACCCGAGGTTCTCTTTGCCCCAGAACAGCTTGGCATTCAACTGCCAGGACTTTCCAAAATGGTTTCTAACAGTATCCTGAAATGTGATACTGATATACAGAAGGTTCTCTTTGGGGATATTCTTCTCTCCGGGGGTTCTTCCTTATTCCCTGGACTGGATGACCGACTCATGAAAGAAACAGAGCAGCAAGCGCCAAAGGGGATCCCCATCAAGATAACAACTCCCCCAGATCGATGGTTCTCCACTTGGATCGGGGCTTCCATTGTAACATCACTGAGCAGCTTCAAGCAGATGTGGGTCACTTCCAAAGATTACAGAGAGTTTGGGACATCTGTGATTCAAAGAAGATGCTTCTAA
- the LOC141491440 gene encoding actin-like, which produces MLDPKVLEVPAVIFDNGSGLCKAGIAGDNVPRSVITAIVGRSRAKATMLGAGQKEYYVGEEAQSKRGVLSLNYPIDHGIVTSWDDMEHIWRHVYECELRVQANEHPVLLTEAPLNPLQNREKMTEIMFESFKVPAMYVAVQATLALYASARTTGIVMDSGDGVTHTVPIYEGYCLTHAVSRLDVAGRDITEYLMRLLLESGHSFVSTAEREIVKDIKERLCYVTFDPIQAMKIKSEEILKDYKLPDGNIIKIGNQLFRAPETLFMPGNIGIEAPGVHKMLFNSIQKCDIDVRKNLYSNILLSGGSTLFHGLDERILKEIQLQAPGGISVRIIAPPERKYCVWIGASILTSLTSFKHMWITASDYKEFGPSMVHRKCF; this is translated from the coding sequence ATGCTTGACCCCAAAGTTTTAGAAGTCCCCGCCGTGATATTTGACAATGGTTCTGGACTATGCAAGGCAGGCATCGCTGGGGATAACGTCCCCCGGTCTGTTATCACTGCCATTGTTGGTCGCTCCAGAGCCAAAGCCACCATGTTGGGAGCCGGACAAAAAGAGTATTATGTCGGAGAAGAGGCACAGTCCAAGAGAGGAGTGTTGTCCCTGAACTATCCCATTGATCATGGCATAGTGACTTCCTGGGATGACATGGAACACATCTGGAGACATGTCTATGAGTGCGAGCTGAGAGTTCAGGCCAACGAGCACCCAGTCCTGCTGACGGAGGCTCCACTCAACCCTCTGCAGAACCGAGAAAAGATGACAGAGATTATGTTTGAAAGCTTTAAGGTGCCCGCCATGTATGTGGCTGTTCAAGCCACACTGGCCCTCTACGCCTCGGCTCGGACCACAGGGATAGTCATGGACAGCGGAGATGGGGTGACCCACACTGTACCCATCTATGAAGGCTACTGCTTGACCCACGCGGTTTCCAGACTTGATGTTGCGGGCCGGGACATCACCGAGTACCTCATGAGACTTCTGTTGGAAAGTGGACATTCCTTTGTGAGTACTGCCGAGAGAGAAATAGTAAAAGACATTAAAGAGAGGCTATGCTACGTGACCTTTGACCCCATCCAGGCCATGAAAATTAAATCAGAAGAAATCCTCAAAGACTATAAACTACCGGATGGGAACATTATCAAGATTGGCAACCAACTCTTCCGAGCCCCTGAGACCCTCTTTATGCCAGGGAATATTGGCATTGAAGCCCCAGGAGTTCACAAGATGCTTTTTAACAGTATTCAAAAATGTGAcattgatgtaaggaaaaatctttatagcaaTATCTTACTCTCTGGAGGTTCCACACTCTTCCATGGGTTGGATGAGCGGATTCTGAAAGAGATCCAGCTCCAGGCTCCTGGAGGAATCTCCGTCAGGATCATCGCCCCACCAGAACGGAAGTACTGTGTATGGATAGGAGCTTCCATCCTCACCTCCCTCACATCTTTCAAACATATGTGGATCACTGCTTCTGATTACAAGGAGTTTGGCCCCTCCATGGTTCACCGGAAATGTTTCTGA